The genomic interval ATGTTGGCGATAGAACTAACGATGCAACCCGAGTTAACGCAAAACAACTCCGTTGTAGGGTTGTAGGTGAGGGGGGTAATTTAGGTTTAACTCAATTGGCGCGAGTCGAATACTCTTTAAATGGTGGAATGGTATATACCGATTTTATCGATAACTCTGGTGGAGTAAATTGTTCTGATAAAGAAGTAAACATTAAAATTTTACTAAATAGCATTGTGGCAAGTGGCGATTTGACACCCAAACAACGAAATGAACTTTTAATGGAGATGACGGATGAAGTGAGCAGGTTAGTTCTGAGAGATAATTTCTTACAGACGCGAGCAATCAGTTTAACTGCATCTCAACCTCTGCAAGTCTTAGATTTGCAAAGTCGCTATATCAATGAGTTAGAGCGAACAGGAAAAATTGATCGTAGTCTAGAATACCTACCCGACGACAAGGCGATCATGGAGCGCAAATTAATGGGTAAAGGATTGATGCGCCCAAGTATTGCAGTTTTGATGTGCTATAGTAAAACGATTTTGAAAGAACAAATTTTGGCATCAGGCGTTCCGGAAGAAGCGTATATGGAACATTTTTTAACTAGTTCATTTCCAGTACCGTTGCAAGAACGTTTTAGTAAACAAATGCAATCACATCCATTAAGACGAGAAATCATTGCCACAAAATTAAGTAACATTATAGTTAATGAAATGGGCTTTACTTATGTTTATAGATTACAGGATGAAACTGGAGCACCTGTCTCTGCAATTGTCAAAGCTTATATCATTACTCGTTCCGTTCTTAATTTGGAATCTGTTTGGAAACAGATCGAAGAACTAGGGACGAAGATAAGTGCTAAGCAACAAATTGAAATGATGATGTTGTATTCCAGACTTGCAAGACGCATTACTCGTTGGTTCTTGCGTAGTCAACGTAAAGCGGTAGATATTTCAGAAGTAGTACAACTCTATGCAGATGGAGTAGTTGCACTGAAAAAATCAATTCCTTCTATTTTGAGCGAAGAGCGACGTATTCATTATCAAACTCATTATCAAAAGTTTATTGATGAAGGTATTTCGCCCACCTTAGCTCACGAGCTAACTATATCTCGTGGTTTATTTGCGGCAACTGACATGGTTGAAATTGCTTATAAGAGAAATATGAGTGTCGCAAAGGTTGCTGAAATTTATTATGGAGTAGGTGAGTTCTTAGATCTTGCCTGGATAAGAAAACAAATTATTATCCATCCTAGCGAAAATCATTGGGAGTCCTTATCTAGGGAAGCATTACGAGATGATCTAGACTGGCAACAACGTCAACTTACAGCTGGATTAATTAATTATGATAGCGATAACCCTGATTTAGATGCTCGTCTAACTTCCTGGGGTGAATCCCACAGGGCATTACTTCAACGATGGCGTTACATTTTAGCAGATCTGAAAGCAAGTACAGTTCTAAACTATACTATGTTTTTTGTTGCAATCAGAGAGTTGTTGGATTTAACTCAAACGACAGTACAGTCCTATGCATTGGAAGAGCAGGAGGCATAGAATATCGTTATTAGTGGTAACGAGGATAAAATAAATGAACCTGGGTTTAGGCTTCATGCCTTTACCTGAATAACTAAATGATATCCACTTAAGGAAAACTGACTCCTGTTCTTTTGTAGCACGGATTAAGCAAAGTCCCAATCTGGGGAATTGAGGTACAAAATTCCCAGGTTGCGACTGCGTTAAATCCTTGCTACATGCACTATGTTATATCTAAAGAGCATCGTTTTTTAAGCTATTACGAATCGCAAGGAAATAATGCCTTATCATTTTTAATCTTAATTGTTGTTTTCAATAATGATTGGATTATTTACTGACAAATGTGGGACGAGCTTTAGCAATGGGAAATGAATGCAGCTGAAGTGACATAAAAAACATCTACATGTTTTTTATGTCAAACTGAGGATTACTAAGGTACCTTTCTAGTTTTTTCACCTGTATAAAGCTGACGAGGTCTGCCTATTCTTGATTTTGTAGCCACCATTTCCATCCAATGACTCATCCAGCCTACCGTACGTGCAAGGGCGAATACCACAGTAAACATATTTGTGGGGATACCTATAGCACTTAATGTTAATCCCGAATAAAAATCAACATTAGGATAAAGCTTTTTCTCAATAAAATAATCATCTTCAAGAGCAATGCGTTCTAACTCCATTGCTAGCTTGAATAAAGGAGCATCTTTTGCACCCACAGCTTCTAATACATCGTAGCAGGTTTGACGCATTACCTTAGCTCTTGGATCATAACTTTTATATACACGATGACCAAAACCCATTAAACGGAATGGATCATCTTTATCTTTTGCTCGCTTAATATAATGTTGAATTCGATCTACACTGCCGATTTCTTTGAGCATGTTTAAGCAGGCTTCATTTGCACCGCCATGCGCAGGACCCCATAATGCCCCTATGCCTGCAGAAATGCACGCAAAAGGATTAGCACCTGTAGAACCGGCAAGTCTTACGGTTGAAGTCGAGGCATTTTGCTCGTGATCTGCATGTAAAATAAATATAGTATCCATTGCACGTACAAGCACTGGATCGGGCGTTGATTCTTCTGTTGGAACACTAAACATCATGTGTAAGAAGTTTTCAGCGTAGGACATCTTATTTTGAGGATAAATATAAGGCAACCCTATGGAGTATTTATAGCTCATCGCTGCAAAAGTAGGCATTTTTGCAACCATACGAATCGCTGAAATAAAACGATCTTCTGCATTATTCAGATCCATAGTGTCATGGTAGAAAGCAGATAGAGCGCCAACCATTCCTACCATAATTGCCATAGGATGTGCATCACGACGAAAACCATTTAAGAATTGATACATTTGTTGATGTACCATAGTATGGTTATTAATTAAGCCAACAAATTTTCTCTTTTCTTCAGCATTAGGTAACTCGCCATTAAGTAAAAGATAACTTACATCAAGAAAATCTTTTTTCTCAGCAAGTTGCTCTATTGGATAGCCTCGATAGAGCAAAATACCTTTATCGCCATCAATATAGGTAATTTTTGATTCACAGGAAGCAGTTGATAAAAAGCCTTGATCAAAGGTAAATACGCCACGAGCACCCAATTGTGTGATATCAATCACATCGTTACCTAAAGTTGGTGTATAAACAGGTAATTCAAGCGGCTCTTGGCCTTCAATATTGAGTTTAGCTATTTTTTTAGTCATTGCTACTCCTGATTAAGGATTCTTATTGTTTGTGGGTGGCACTATATAAAAATGAGCACTTACAGTCAATTTTATTATGGTTTAGAATTTGAAAGAATTACAGTAGAAAATAATAAAATTATTGAGATAATGTTGTAGTGCAGCATGAACCATAGTTTCTACCTACTAAATTTAAAATTATTAAAAGTTTTCTACTTTTCACTTAGTCATATTTAGTACAGACATTTAATTCAATGCGTCTGTATGCTATTCTTCATCATTAAAATTTTTCATCAAGGATACGTCCAAACTATGGTTTATCTAGCGAAAGAAGTCTTGCCAGTTAATATTGAAGATGAGTTAAAGCAATCCTACCTGGATTATGCAATGAGTGTCATAGTAGGCAGAGCCTTGCCTGATGTACGTGATGGACTTAAGCCTGTTCATCGACGCGTTCTTTACGCGATGAGTGAATTAGGTAATGATTGGAATAAACCTTATAAAAAATCTGCACGTGTTGTAGGGGATGTGATTGGTAAATACCACCCACATGGTGATACAGCAGTTTATGATACGATTGTTCGTATGGCACAGCCTTTTTCGATGCGCTATCTTTTGGTAGATGGTCAGGGTAACTTCGGTTCAGTTGATGGTGATGCCCCAGCAGCAATGAGGTATACCGAAGTAAGAATGTCTAAAGTCGCGCATGCTTTGTTAGCTGATTTGGAAAAAGAGACGGTCGATTTTAGTCCTAACTATGATGAAACCGAATTTGCCCCGGTAGTATTGCCTTCAAGAGTACCTAATTTATTGGTGAATGGTTCTTCCGGTATTGCCGTAGGAATGGCGACTAATATTCCACCCCATAATCTTACTGAAGTGATTAATGCATGCATTGCTTTAGTTGATGATCCTGAAATTGGTTTAGAAGAGATTATGCAAATTATTCCTGGCCCTGACTTTCCTACTGCTGCCATCATTAATGGTAGAGCTGGAATCATTCAAGGTTATCGTACAGGAAAAGGACGCGCTATTATTCGAGCGCGAACAGAAATTGAAACTGATGAAGATTCTGGTCGTCAATCGATCATCATTACTGAACTTCCTTATCAAGTGAATAAAGCACGTTTGGTTGAGCGAATTGCTGAATTGGTAAGAGACAAGAAAATTGAAGGAATTTCCGGCTTAAGGGATGAATCAGATAAGCAAGGAATGCGTGTCGTTATTGAGTTGAAACGACAAGAAATTGCAGATGTTATTTTAAATAACCTATACACGCAAACTCAAATGCAAAATGTTTTTGGAATTAACATGGTTGCATTGGTTGATGGACAACCGCGTACTTTGAATTTGAAACAAATTTTAGAGTATTTTATTAAACATAGGCGTGAAGTAGTAACGAGACGAACTTTATTTGAATTGAAAAAAGCGCGAAGTCGCGCGCATTTGTTAGAGGGGCTAGGAATTGCTTTAGCTAATATCGATGAGATGATTGCTTTAATTAAACAGTCACCAACTCCTCAAGATGCAAAACAAGCTTTACTTGCAAAACTATGGCAACCAGGTTTAGTTAAAACAATGTTGGAGCGAGCAGGTTCGGATGCTTCACGTCCTGATGATTTGGCAGCTGAATTTGGTTTGAGTGCTGAAGGTTATAAGTTATCAGAGGCACAAGCTCAGGCAATTCTTGAGTTAAGACTTCATCGCCTCACTGCTCTTGAACAAGATAAAATTTTGGACGAATTTGAAGAGTTATTAAAGCTTATTCGAGAATTATTAGAAATATTGGCCTCACCAGAACGGTTGATGCAAGTCATTCGTGATGAATTTGTTGAAATAAAAACTCAATTTGGTGATGAGCGTCGTACTGAAATTATTGAATCCCAAGAAGACTTAACTATTGAAGATTTAATTACCGAAGAAAACGTTGTTGTAACATTATCCCATCAAGGGTATGTTAAGTATCAACCAATTACTGCATATCAGGCCCAGCGTCGTGGAGGCAAAGGAAAATCTGCTACAAATGTTAAAGATGAAGATTTTGTTTCTCGTTTAGTTATTGCAAGTACCCATGATACTTTGCTCTGCTTTTCGAATCATGGAAAACTATACTGGTTAAAAGCTTATGAGCTACCTTTAGCGAGTCGTATTTCTCGTGGCAGACCAATAATTAATATATTACCACTTGCTGAAGGAGAAGAAATTAATGCCATGCTTCCGGTAAGAGAATATTTTGACGGATATTATGTATTTATGGCAACAAAAAAGGGTACCGTTAAAAAAGTACCTTTAAATGCCTTTAGCAGACCACGATCTAATGGAATTATTGCTGTAGATCTGGATGAAGATGATAGTTTGGTTGGTGTGGATATTACTGATGGCAGCAAAGATATTATGTTGTTTACTGATGCGGGTAAGGTTGTTCGTTTTGATGAAAATAAAGTACGACCTATGGGGCGTACTGCCCGTGGAGTGCGAGGTATTCGTATCGAAGAAGAACAGGCGGTAATTTCTTTAGTTGTTGCTCATCCTGACGGAACTATCTTGACTGCAACAGAAAATGGCTATGGTAAACGTACTTCAATTGATGAGTATCGCGTTTCTGGACGTGGGGGGCAAGGCGTAATTTCAATTCAGGTGAATGAACGTAATGGTAAAGTGGTTCGCTCAGTGCAAGTAACTGATGCAGATGAAGCCATGCTGATCACCGATAAAGGCACATTGGTGCGCTTTAAAGTCAATGAATTATCGGTTATTGGCAGAAATACCCAAGGTGTTCGTCTTATTAATGTGAGTTCAGGTGAAAAAGTAGTTGGAATGCAAAAAATTGAAGACTTAGGCGAGGATTCCAATGATATAAATAATGATGCAGTTGAACTTGAAGAAAGTAGTGATGACAACTCGAGTATATAATTTTGGTGCTGGACCTGCGATGCTTCCGGAGTGCATACTTCGAGAAGCTCAAGCAGAGTTCCTTGACTGGCAAAATTTAGGTATCTCTGTTCTTGAGGTTGGGCATCGTAGTTCTGAGTTTATGACCTTATTAAACAATGCGGAACAAACACTAAGAGAATTATTAACTATCCCTGAAAATTACCAGATCCTCTTTTTAGGAGGGGCTGCTCGTACGCAATTTGCGATGATTCCCATGAATCTTTTGCATCCGTATGAACAAGCAGGTTATGTGGTTACTGGAATATGGTCACATATAGCTTTTTCTGAGGCGCAGCATTTGAAAAAAGCATATTGTATCGTCAATAGTGAAAAAAATGGCTATAAAAGTATTCCTTGTCCGCAAGACTGGGACATCAATGAAAATACCGCTTATGTTTATTATACAGCCAATGAAACGGTGAATGGTGTTCAGTTTTCCTATGTGCCTCCGATTAAAGGAATTCCTTTGGTTGCTGATATGACTTCTTCTCTACTGAGTGAGCCTTTGGATGTTAGTAAATTTGGTTTGATTTTTGCGGGTGCGCAGAAAAATATAGCTAATGCAGGTTTAACTATAGTGATTATACGGGATGATTTATTAGAAAGAGTGCCAAATCCTCCGGTACCAACTATGCTTCATTATAAAACTCAAGCGGAACATCATTCCCTTTATGCTACTCCGCCGGTATTTAATTGTTATCTAGCCGATAAAATGTTTCGTTGGATAAAAGCACAAGGTGGAGTTGATGCAATGTATCGGCTCAATTGCCAAAAGGCAACTAAATTATATCAGTATTTAGATAGTTCAGAATTTTATAGTACTGACATAGATAATGAAGCGCGCTCTATGGTGAATGTCTGTTTTTCTCTTAAGAATGCTGGGTTAGAAAGTGAATTTCTTAGATTGGCACAATTAAGAGGTTTATATGCATTAAAAGGTCATAGGTTGGTAGGTGGGATTCGTGCGAGTCTTTATAATGCCATGCCTATAGCTGGAGTAGATGCTTTAATTGAATTCATGTCTGAATTTGCAAAGGAAAATAGCCTGTGAAAATACACAATTTTATAAGCAAACCTGTTGCCTCGATAAAAGGAGAAATTGCTGTCCCTGGTGATAAGTCGATATCACATCGCTCCATCATTTTTGGTTCCATTGCAAAAGGAACAACGGTTATTAATGGATTTTTAGATGGGGATGATTGCCTCGCCACCTTGAAAGCATTTCAAGCAATGGGCGTTACAATAGAAGGCCCTGATGAACAACAAGTAGTGATTTATGGTGTAGGGAAACATGGTTTAAAAAAACCAGAACAGGTCATTGATTGTGGAAACTCAGGAACCAGTATTCGGCTATTAGCTGGATTGTTAGCAGCACAATCTTTTGATAGTCAATTAACTGGAGATGAGAGCCTTTTGAAAAGGCCGATGCTGCGAATTAGCAAACCACTTGCTTTAATGGGGGCTGATATTTCAACAGTTGATGGAAAACCACCGATTACTATTAAGGGTGGAAAAAAACTTCATGGAATCGATTATGTCATGCCAGAAGCAAGTGCCCAAGTTAAGTCATGTATTTTGTTAGCTGCTCTGTATGCCGAAGGCGAAACATCGATCACTGAAACAGGGGTGAGCCGTGATCATACAGAGCTCATGCTAAAAAATTTTGCCTATCCAATAAATCGCTCAGGAAATACCCTGATAATTAATTCTGATCATGAGTGCGTAGCTACTGAAATATATGTTCCTGGCGATATTTCTTCAGCTGCATTTTTCATTGTTGCAGCAACAATTATACCTGGATCGGATATACTCATACGCAATGTCGGGATTAATCAGACACGTACGGGAATTATACACATCCTGTTGGAAATGGGGGCTAAGATCACTCTTTTAAATCAGCGCCAGCTTGGCGAAGAGTGGGTTGCTGATCTGCGCGTTCAATATGCTCATTTGAAAGGAATTAATATATCTGCAAATATGGTTCCGCTTGCAATTGACGAATTTCCTGTTATTTTTATAGCCGCTGCTTGTGCTCGTGGACAAACTACTCTTCGTGGTGCAAGTGAGTTACGTTTTAAAGAAAGTGATCGAATTGCTGCTATGGTTGATGGTCTAAAAAAATTAGGAATTCAAGCAGAGGCATTAGATGATGGCATTTTCATTGAAGGAGGCACTTTACAAGGAGGTATTGTTGAAAGCAAAGATGATCATCGTATTGCTATGTCTTTTGCTGTTGCAGGAGCTGTAGCTAGTGCCCCAGTTACTGTTAGAAATTGCGCTAATGTAGCTACCTCATTTCCTTTGTTTGTAGAAACAGCCAAGCAACTTCAACTTCAAATAGAGGAAACAGTTGATAATGTACAATGAAAATGTACCTGTAATAACCCTAGATGGACCAAGTGGAACTGGTAAAGGAACTTTATGTCAGTTGCTTGCAAAGCATCTGAAATGGAATATGCTTGATAGCGGTGCAATTTACCGTGTCTTAGCCTATGCCGCGAGAAAAAATAATATTGTTCCCCCTGATCCAAAACAATTAGTAGTACTTGCTCGTTCTCTTAATTTACGCTTTGATTTTTCAGATGAGTATGGTTCACGCGCAATTCTTGATAATGTAGATGTCAGTCGTGAAATTCGAAGTGAGCAATGTGGCCAGGACGCATCACAGATCGCCGCTATTCCTGAAGTAAGAGAAGCTTTGCTTGAACGTCAACGTAATTTTGCTCAACCCCCAGGTCTGGTGACTGATGGTAGAGATATGGGTACTGTAGTTTTCCCTAATGCTATTTTGAAAATATTTTTATATGCGAATCCAGAAGAAAGAGCAAATAGACGATATTTACAGTTGAAAGAAAAAGGAATTAATGTTAGCCTCGCGCAGGTTGTAGAAGAATTGGCTACGCGTGATGTAAGGGATACTGCACGAACGCATGCGCCATTGAAACCTGCGGCTGATGCAGTACAAATTGATACAACCAGATTATCCATTGTACAAGTGTTCGATAATGTATTAAACTTAATTAATGAACGTCTATACAGTGTTTAAGTGTTTGTTGGGGGAAAGGTGAGTGGGACTCATTCTTTCGTTTTTTTACTAAAGAGTTTATAAACATGTCTGAAAGTTTCAAAGAATTGTTTGAGCAAAGTATTGCCGGCGCTCAATTTTATCCTGGTGCAATTATTAATGCTAAAGTTATTGGTATTGATAGTGATTATGTCATTTTAAATGCGGGTCTAAAATCTGAAGGAATTGTACCTAAAGAAGAATTTTATGACAAAGATGGCGCATTAGAAGTAAATTTGGGTGATACGGTTGAAGTAGCCTTGGATTCTGTGGAAGATGGCTATGGCGAAACAATCCTTTCAAGAGAAAAAGCAAAACGTCAGGAAGCTTGGCGTAAATTATCCAAATCACATGAAAGCAATGAAACAGTTACAGGCCTTATTTCTGGAAAAGTTAAGGGTGGTTTTACTGTTGAAATTGGTTCCATACGCGCATTCTTACCTGGATCATTAGTAGATGTCAGACCTGTAAGAGATCCTTCTTATCTTGAAGGCAAAGAGCTTGAATTCAAAGTAATCAAAATGGATTTAAAGCGTAATAATATTGTGGTATCACGTCGTGCAGTTGTTGAAGAAGAAAGTAGTGCTGATAGACAAGCATTGCTTGAGTCCCTACATGATGGCCAAGAGCTTCATGGTATTGTTAAAAATCTTACCGACTACGGTGCATTTATTGACCTAGGTGGTATCGATGGTTTACTGCATATCACTGATATTTCTTGGAAACGAGTGAAACATCCGAGTGAAGTATTATCCGTTGGCCAGGACATAAAAGTAAAAGTATTAAGTTTTGATAGCGAACGCAACCGTGTTTCTTTAGGCATGAAGCAACTAGGAAACGATCCTTGGGTTGATCTCGTTGAACGTTATCCTATAGGTAAAAAATTACAAGGCAAAGTAACCAACATTACTGATTATGGTTGCTTCGTGGAAATTGAAGAAGGTGTTGAAGGCCTAGTTCACATGTCTGAAATGGATTGGACCAACAAAAACGTACATCCAAGCAAAGTGGTTGCTCTGGGTGATGTTGTTGATGTTATGGTTCTTGAAATTGATGAAGAAAGACGTCGTATTTCTTTAGGTATGAAACAATGTGTTGGCAATCCTTGGCAACAATTTGCTGCAAGTTACAATAAAGGACAAAAAGTAAGTGGTAAGATTCGTTCAATTACTGACTTTGGAATCTTTATTGGTTTAGATGGAGATATCGATGGCTTAGTTCATTTATCTGATATTTCTTGGACAACTCCTGGCGAAGAAGCAGTAAAACAATACAAAAAAGGACAAGAGATTGAAGCAGTTATCCTAGCTATTGATCCTGAACGCGAGCGTATTTCTTTAGGAATTAAACAACTTGAAGGGGACAGCTTCGCAAGTTTTGTAGATGAGTACACTAAAGGTGCAATAGTTAAAGGTACGGTTACTGCCGTAGATGCAAAAACAGTTACTGTAGCATTAGCTGATGATATTACAGGTACTATTCGCGCAAGTGAATTATCTGATGACCGTGTTGATGATGCCACTGCTGTTGTCAAAGAAGGTGATGAAATTGAAGCAAAAATCATAAATGTTGATCGTAAAAATCGCTCAATCACACTTTCAGTAAAAGCAAAAGACGCACAAGATGAAGCAGATGCCATTAAGAAGTATTCCAGAACCGAAGGTTCTTCGACTACAACTTTAGGTGATTTGCTCAAGGAAAAAATGGCTAGTAAAGAAAGTGAATAATTTTTACTGCTAATGAGTTAAAAAGCGTAGATATATCTACGCTTTTTTTGTTTTGTTAACCTGGGTGAAATGAGATGTAGCCCAGGTTAGTATAGTTATTGTTTCCTAGATGATTCATGGTATTACCCTGAATCTTCTGTATAATTTGCAGAAAAGCTACGTTTGATACATTTTGAATAAAAATTACTCTCAAAAGCGCAGCATAAATTATTATGCGGGCATTTTTGAGAATTATTTTCATCCAACCTGAATTCAAATCTGACTTTTCCCCAGGTTTTTGACTAAGAAACAGGGTTTTACCCATGCTACAAAAAAGGAAGACTTCAATGCGCATATTAGTGCTAGTTATTTATATTCTTCTTATTGTTATTGGTGTTAGCTTTGCTGCCTTAAATGCGACATCGGTAGATGTTAATTTTTATTTTGAAACACTATCAATGCCTATTTCTGTTTTGATGACGATTATGCTGGGGATTGGTGTTTTAATAGGTTTTATATTTTTTATAGCACGCTATTGGCGCTTAAAAGCAGAGTGTCACAGACTCAAAAATCAATTAAAATTAACTGAAAAAGAAATTAAGAACTTACGTTCAATCCCATTGCAAGATCAACACTAGTTTTATTATTATAAATATAACATGCACAGAGGAGGGTAATAATGATAGATTTATGGCCATTACTATTGCCTGCTGCTGCGTGGTCAGGTTGGTGGATGGCAAATCGTAGCAAATCAAAAGATATTCCAAACCTTGCTAATCGCTTATCTCGTGAATATGTTGTAGGGCTTAATTATTTATTAAATGAACAGTCTGATAAGGCTGTTGATATATTTATTAAGTTATTAGAAGTAGACAGTGATACGGTTGAGACTCATCTTGCTTTGGGAAGTTTATTCAGGCGTCGGGGGGAAGTTGATCGGGCTATTCGTATTCATCAAAATTTAATTGCTAGACCTCAATTAAGCTTGGTGCAAAAAAAAGAATCTTTAATGGCTTTAGGCCAAGATTATATGAGTGCGGGTTTATTCGATAGGGCAGAGCGAATTTTTTTAGAAGTGGTTGAATTAGGCGGCTCGAAAGAGACCCGTAGCCTACATGGTTTGTTGGCGATTTATCAACAAGAAAAAGCATGGGAAAAGGCATTAGATGTAATTAAAAAATTAGAAATTACAACGGGTACAAGTTTTCATCATCAAGCAGCTCATTATTATTGTGAGATGGCAAGTCAAGCATTGAAAACAAACTCTTTAGACAAGGCTGCTTATTGTATTAAACAAGCAATTAATGTTGATGTGGCTTCTGTGCGTGCGAGTTTAATGCATGCAAGCTTAGAAATGAAAGAAGGGCGTTACAAACAAGCAATTCGCTCATTAAAAAGAGTTCCTCAACAAGATGCTGATTTTTTAACGGAGATTATTGAACCTTTAGTTTTATGTCATAAAGAATTAGATACCATGGATGAATGCATTAAATATCTTGAGCAAACTTTAGCGGATAATCCTCGTGCTTCAGTAATTTTTGTTATCGCGGAATATTTAAAACAACAAAAAAATATGGATGCAGCAATAGATTTTGTAGCTGATAATTTGAGCAAACATCCATCCATACGCGGTTTAAACCAATTAATTTATTGGCATCTTGAATCTGCCCATGGAAAAGTACGCGACAAATTACAAATGCTTTAT from Legionella sainthelensi carries:
- the lapB gene encoding lipopolysaccharide assembly protein LapB — protein: MIDLWPLLLPAAAWSGWWMANRSKSKDIPNLANRLSREYVVGLNYLLNEQSDKAVDIFIKLLEVDSDTVETHLALGSLFRRRGEVDRAIRIHQNLIARPQLSLVQKKESLMALGQDYMSAGLFDRAERIFLEVVELGGSKETRSLHGLLAIYQQEKAWEKALDVIKKLEITTGTSFHHQAAHYYCEMASQALKTNSLDKAAYCIKQAINVDVASVRASLMHASLEMKEGRYKQAIRSLKRVPQQDADFLTEIIEPLVLCHKELDTMDECIKYLEQTLADNPRASVIFVIAEYLKQQKNMDAAIDFVADNLSKHPSIRGLNQLIYWHLESAHGKVRDKLQMLYDITSKFLDNKPVYRCIHCGFGGKHLHWHCPSCKNWGRMKPVHGLEGY